The Hypanus sabinus isolate sHypSab1 chromosome 2, sHypSab1.hap1, whole genome shotgun sequence DNA segment aaattttctctgcacgctTTTAAACAtgtacctttcctgtaggtaggtgactaaaactgcacacaatactccaaattgggcctcacgaatgccttttacaatttcaacataacatcccagcttctgtactcaatacattgacttaTAAAGGCCTAGGTTAATAAACAAAATTTATTGCAGTTTTGGGACAAATAGCGAATCTTGGCTAGCAATTTTATCAACCAACTGGTTACTCAACATTGTTTTCCAGTTTTAGGTAAGTAATGTCAATAATGCTTttcattttagttcaaaatttatggTTTATGAATTTTTGTAGTTACCATCTCTGCCCATTAGGTGTCACTGCATAGCATTCATTCCTGAATTTTCCACCTGTTGGTAAACAGCTAAATATTCTAATTTAAATGGAGACTACAGTACTGTGCTGCTGTAATCTGAAACAGAAAGAAAACTGATGCTGGATcttcatctgaaatgtcatccatCCTTTTGCCTctttagatgctgcttgacccctTACATTCTTCCAGTAGTTTACTTTTTTATTCAAATataaatgtttttaaaattttatggAAAAGTTTCAAATAGGTATCAACCTCTGCAAGCAGAACTTCATTCCTCAAAGACTAGGCTCAAACCTTTAGGCCAGACTACCCAACCCAAAAAGcaaaaatacaagagattctgcagcagatgctggaaatcgtgtAAAACTcaaacaaaatgctgtaggaactcggtaagtcaggcagcatctatggaggggaataagtagTTCAGGTTTGACAGGCAAATAAACAAACTCAATTTTAAGTTGCAAAAACAGTATGAAATCAAACATGCATTAATTTTCAGGAACTTCACACAGGTAAACTATTCAATTTAACACAAACTATATTACCACCTGTACGTGCACATTGTGTCAGAATTACTACTGCCAACATCGATTAATTCACCATAGGCTGGAATACACAAAGCCACTAATGTTGCCATCATCCAAGAAGAATTCACGGTCCAAAGCATGGATAGTATATGCATTCTACCCATTTCATTTGTCTTAAATTGCACCAAAATGCAAGTTGAACACATATATCTGCACATTAAACACACACATGGCAACAATGAGGGGTATGACAGAAGTAAACAAATGTAAAGGAATAACTAATAACACATAAACACAGCAGCTTAAAATGATGTCCAAAGCTCTAATTTTGGAACAAAATTCTTAAGGATTGTGTATTAATGCAATTGCAAAACACTGTAGCTAAAAAGTGAGAATTAATTTCAATGGTTAATTTACTGATTAATTTGTAATCAACCAAAAATCTAGTTTTATTAACAAATGGATTATCTGGAGTCTGAAATGGCTTCCaacataatatatattttttaaagttcTAATGCAGAAAATGAGATATAATGAATTTCAAAATTCGGTACCAAACATTTACAACCAGTACATTTTCTATTAATGTTCCATTTTATTAATTTTACAACATTTTTAAGCTTATAGAAAATTGCAAGTAATGTACAAGATACACAGAAACAGTAGCTTGATAATTGTGCTCCCTTGTAAATGGAGATTCAGAGCAAGCAGCAAGTTTAGTGGAAATAAAATATATTCTAAAGCAAAGCTATATGCAGTGTTACAGGTTATGCAGAATTAAGTAGGCAACAGATGAACATTTTAGGCACTATATGAATGAGTGCAGTGagaataaaagaaaaacaaagatgCAATACATTTACAAGAAATGAAATTTAAAGGGGAATACTTAGACAATatcaatgcaaaaataaaaatcctagtcCCAATAACATAATTGTACAAATATGTAAATGTGTACTCCAAGCTTGCAAAGGCAGTATTAAAAGCACTTTAAACATTTATATTACAAAATTAATATCTCTACAGCATTCTTACATTCGGTCTTGGGATTATccacaagtaaaaaaaaaatcaaactataGAACGGGAGGAGAAGCATAGTCCAAACAGGAGTATCCATGAAGAAAGGAATAAAGTATTCATTTTCAGAACTccattttccttccttctgctGAGCATGGCCTGGTGAATATTTACAGTTTTAGCCTTTAACTTCAACTGTTTCAGAAATTTGGGAATTTTTATTAATGCAACAAGTATAATTCTATGAAAATAAAATTCCATTTATATAAAGACTTAAGAAAAATAAATAGTTATTCATACCAGGACTTGGATTGAGTCTTATTTTCATCAAGTTCTCTTCCCTTTCAAGGGAAACACTGGAGATCAGATATTAAATCACAAATATACGTAAAAAAAGGTTTTGACACATTATTTTAACCACTAAATCAATGAGAGGATTTACTTTGCTTTTACATTTGAGATAAGCAAAgataaacaataaaaataaaactaatctttttaAAGTCAAGTTGGAACAGGACTTTTGACTGGAactcaaaacaaaaacagattcaAGTTTTAAATTCGGTGCTAAAGCTCAAGTATTAATATTAAAACCTGGTAATTTATTACGTGTTTGGATTTAAACACGGCCTATTCTTGATATATATAGGATGAGAACCCAATTTCCTTCCCTTCCACAGCACTTTATATACCTAGGCATACATTGAGTTAGATTTGTTGTGTGGAAAGCtttgtttaaaatatttatttcttgTCAGCAAACAAGATTTCAATTATGATTGAGTTATATCAATTGGACCAAAGAATTGTTTGCCATGGCACAATGAATTTTATTTTTGATGTACAGTTGAGTTATATGCTTTAACACAAAATTGATaaatcctattaaaacatccactAAAATGATCACTATACAATAGTTCATATAACTCCATATATATCACCAAACCTTTAAGAGCAGTAAACCCCTCCCCCAAAGATCTGAGACTCATTAAACCAAAGTAAGCATTGCTATACACTGACAGTGGCAATTCAAGTAATGCAATTAATTTTCAACCAGTTTTCATTTTGCATAACCTGTAATTCTGCAGTGCTGctattttttttgtacttgcTCTAACATTGTTTAGCAACACTTGCTCATCATAATTCTCAGATCTTAAGTGGCCAATCTTGtttatatttattcatttccatgccaATATTTTTGCACTTAAATGTAATTTTAGGTAGAATATACAATCTATTCAAAAGAAAGACCATTTCTTAAAACAGACTAACTGCAACACTGCTGCATTGTAGTGGTTTGTTGCTGTGCCAGCTACATTAACAGTACAATATTATCGTAAATCAAACACATGATAGAGCAAATACTGCAGTTCTCACAGCTACTGGCTGCTGCAGTTTGGTTCATGCAGATTCACATAAGCTAATATGTTCATACTGTACAATGTAAACAGTGCAGAACCAATAAAATATTCCAATTTCTACAGGAAGCAAACAATTCAATAACAACATTTTATATCCCCAGTCATACTGAACCAAATtcactttttttttttaaaatgtcataTTCCTTCTCCATTCTTTACCTTTTCACATATTTGTTGCACATGATTATGAGACTGCACCCAGTTATTATCATGAAGCCCAATTTTACAGCCTAGTGAATCTTTTTCTGTCTGCCAACAACACATCCAGTAGGAACGCCCATAGGGTGGAACTTTATAATAAGGTTTTGAATGCCACCGACATGCTGACACATCCCCTTTTGTATAATGCTTTTTACATTGCTTGCATGGATCATCTCTGTATCGTGGGTCACAGACCCAACGTGAATCTGTTGCTCTAATGTCATAGTTTTCTATAATAAACTTAAAATAATGGCACGTGCATTTGAGAGCTGCCAGGGATTTAGTAGGAAGGAACATGAAAATCTTCACCATGATGTGGTGTGGTAAAAAGGCCATGTATTGCCGAGGCTCAAGAAGCTGTTGAATTTTGAAGCGAGTTTCTAAGAACTCGTGAGATACTTGCCTTCTTAGAGGAAAGGGCTCAGTTAATGAAGGGCACATAGTTCCAAAAGGTGTGCAAGAACTGCTCTGATTTGCTTCTGAACAACTTCTGTTCAATGTTCTGTTTTCAGCAATCAGAAAGTCATCCCTGCAACGTGCAATATCCAAGATTTCCTCAGTAGTATTTTCAATTGAATCCAAGTTTTCCAAGTGGGACTGTTCAAGTGAGAAAAATAGTTTTCCAGGAAGGGGTTCCTCAGACTTTAGTTTAGTCACTGACGTACATTCTGTTGCTTCCTTGACCCTCATAACCATATTCCTATCCACCACACAAGACTCTAACTCATTGACAATAAAGTTATTTGCATATTCACCCATACCACTCTCCGGTAAAGTAAAGTTTGATACAAACTTATTGTCCATTTCCCAACACAGTGATGGGGTATTACAGGACTCCACTGATGTCTCAACATCACTATTAAAATGTTCTCTTGTACTGTTTGGCAATGATGTTGTTTCCTTGTGGGTTAATGAAGTCTCTTTAGAAGAGAGATTCAATACCACACCAGAAAAGTTAATAGCTAGAGATGGAGCATTAACCTGTGGTTCAGTGCATGGTTTAGTATAGCTTGTGCTTATGTGACTACATTGTTCTTTGCTTTGCCCAATGTTATCAACTGCTCTGGGTGCACCAGCTGAGTTTCGAATTATGCCTGTACTCTTGGCACTTTCTTCTGAAAGGTGAGGATTAGTCAACAAAACTCTCCCAACCCCTCTTCGAAAGCTATTATTCCTAGCTTCTCCATTTCTGTTGTGTTGATTTTTTAAGCACTCAGATTCAAGTTTAGCTATTACTTCTATAACTCGAACATATTCACCCTGTAGTTTTTTATTTTCAGTGGACTTTTTGTGACTTACATCAGATTCAGATCCTGTGTGCGAAATGGCTTCTACTAATGGGGACCCTCCCTTTGAATGCACAATATTCGGCAAGTGAGCATTGGCATTTGTAAATGGTTTGCTGCAGTCAGGGAGAAGGGAATTTGCCCTTTGTTCTAGAAGAGCCACCATTTCTGCTACAGAAAGAGAGCTGCTATGGTAAtgtccatcagcattttgtttatCAATGTTTACAAATGAATTCTCATCATAGTTACTAATTGTTTGTGGGTCAGCACACAAATATCGTCTATCAACATCCTTTACACTATCTTTTCTCAATGGTTGAATTTTTATTTTCTCTCGATCAATAGATTTCCTTCTGCGTTTAGCAGTTGTGACCTCAGCATCCCAACTGCTTTTCAGTTTCATGGAATTTGTCCTGTTATTGCACTGATGTGCTGCAAAGAAGGCAATTTTCTCCTTTGTGTTACCAGGTTTTATGACTGCCCAAATATCCAATTGTGCCTCCCCTTCTTCCTGATGAATTGAAGGAGGCAGAATGTTTTCAGACATGGGTTTCTTTCTTCCCTTAAAGCTAACATTATCAGCTAGATTCCTCATATTGCACATTTTACTTTGAGAAATGAAATTAAAAGGTCTTGGACACCACAAGCTGATATGAGATGCCAAAGCAATGGATTTACAGTATATTGGTTTGTTGTAGGTGGATTGGCATCTTTCAACCCCTACAGATGTATGGTGGTTTGAATGGAGCTCTCTGAGTGCCTCTTGGCTTGATTCAAGCGATGCATCTTTCTTTTGTAGCTTTGGGTACGGCTTAAGATGCATGGCTGCAAACCTACAGATAAAGAGAGAAATAATCATAACACAACCAtttagaaacattaaaaaaacagAGGCAGAAATTGCAATATTTCATATACTGTGAATGATACCCAGAAATATTTAGTCTTGATATCATAGTAAGAACAGCGAACTACTCTATGGTTCGAGTTCTGGAGGCCTCAACTTATGGACcaaacatggagaggatgtttcctttcgtgggggtgtccaggaccagagggcatagcctcacaaTAGAAGtacgtctctttagaacagagatgaggaggaatttcttcagcctgtaagtggtgaatctatgtaattctttgccacagatggctgtgaaggacaagccattggatatatttaTAGCAGAGCTTaacaggttcttaattagtaagaagaccaggagaatggggctgagaggtttgatcaatcagccatgatggaacggcagatCAGATTCTATGGGTCGAATAGC contains these protein-coding regions:
- the LOC132385440 gene encoding F-box only protein 34-like, which codes for MHLKPYPKLQKKDASLESSQEALRELHSNHHTSVGVERCQSTYNKPIYCKSIALASHISLWCPRPFNFISQSKMCNMRNLADNVSFKGRKKPMSENILPPSIHQEEGEAQLDIWAVIKPGNTKEKIAFFAAHQCNNRTNSMKLKSSWDAEVTTAKRRRKSIDREKIKIQPLRKDSVKDVDRRYLCADPQTISNYDENSFVNIDKQNADGHYHSSSLSVAEMVALLEQRANSLLPDCSKPFTNANAHLPNIVHSKGGSPLVEAISHTGSESDVSHKKSTENKKLQGEYVRVIEVIAKLESECLKNQHNRNGEARNNSFRRGVGRVLLTNPHLSEESAKSTGIIRNSAGAPRAVDNIGQSKEQCSHISTSYTKPCTEPQVNAPSLAINFSGVVLNLSSKETSLTHKETTSLPNSTREHFNSDVETSVESCNTPSLCWEMDNKFVSNFTLPESGMGEYANNFIVNELESCVVDRNMVMRVKEATECTSVTKLKSEEPLPGKLFFSLEQSHLENLDSIENTTEEILDIARCRDDFLIAENRTLNRSCSEANQSSSCTPFGTMCPSLTEPFPLRRQVSHEFLETRFKIQQLLEPRQYMAFLPHHIMVKIFMFLPTKSLAALKCTCHYFKFIIENYDIRATDSRWVCDPRYRDDPCKQCKKHYTKGDVSACRWHSKPYYKVPPYGRSYWMCCWQTEKDSLGCKIGLHDNNWVQSHNHVQQICEKVKNGEGI